Proteins from one Cicer arietinum cultivar CDC Frontier isolate Library 1 chromosome 3, Cicar.CDCFrontier_v2.0, whole genome shotgun sequence genomic window:
- the LOC101507793 gene encoding tRNA-uridine aminocarboxypropyltransferase A, which yields MDPEADEGDIRHLPFTTSPEIHRRTICSNCQRPNHVCLCHALPAHPIQTTTRVFILHHPHEAQHKLSTTPILTKSLLHATSITGRRLRRGLSPLLDQSPPAVYLFPSTTSSLAVDISDPKLSELIRSGENGGLVLIAFDATWKHAREMVKASEKFLSKFAIRVCLGMEDEKVSGGSIYDSELILRKEPFGGCVSTMEAVARALRVLEPNGLEIEGKLIGILREMVRLQAGFLKPMKPRPKLLKKKKVKEVEESESSENENL from the exons ATGGACCCGGAAGCAGATGAGGGCGACATTCGTCACCTCCCATTCACAACGTCGCCGGAGATTCACCGGCGTACTATCTGCTCCAATTGCCAGCGACCAAATCATGTGTGTCTCTGTCACGCACTTCCCGCCCACCCCATCCAAACCACCACCCGAGTCTTCATCCTCCACCACCCTCACGAGGCGCAACACAAACTCTCCACTACACCAATCCTCACCAAATCTCTCCTCCACGCAACCTCCATCACCGGCCGCCGCCTCCGTCGCGGCCTCTCTCCGTTACTCGACCAGTCTCCCCCCGCCGTCTACCTCTTTCCATCCACCACATCCTCGCTGGCCGTCGACATCTCCGACCCCAAACTGTCGGAGCTGATCCGAAGCGGCGAGAACGGTGGTCTTGTGTTGATCGCATTCGACGCGACGTGGAAGCACGCGAGGGAGATGGTGAAGGCGAGCGAGAAGTTCCTGTCGAAATTCGCGATTAGGGTTTGTTTGGGGATGGAAGATGAGAAAGTGAGTGGCGGAAGTATTTACGATTCTGAATTGATTTTGAGAAAGGAACCTTTTGGTGGTTGCGTCAGTACCATGGAAGCTGTTGCCAGAGCATTGCGGGTTCTTGAGCCCAATGGGCTCGAGATTGAAGGTAAATTGATTGGGATTTTGAGGGAAATGGTGAGGTTGCAGGCTGGTTTTTTGAAGCCTATGAAGCCCAGGCCCAAattgttgaagaagaaaaaggtTAAGGAAGTGGAAGAGAGTGAGAGTTCTGAAAATG AAAACCTGTGA